The following coding sequences lie in one Cannabis sativa cultivar Pink pepper isolate KNU-18-1 chromosome 5, ASM2916894v1, whole genome shotgun sequence genomic window:
- the LOC115717082 gene encoding uncharacterized protein LOC115717082 produces the protein MASLIKISLLIFLLLFLNMFSGKVEGFGHGERKPQYLPKNKGIVDEKKIMMRKLLISVDAILDYDRPGPNPKHEKRPGGGY, from the exons ATGGCTTCGCTGATCAAAATCTCTCTTCTCATTTTTCTCTTGCTCTTTTTGAACATGTTTTCAG GCAAAGTTGAAGGTTTTGGCCATGGAGAAAGGAAGCCACAATACCTCCCAAAAAATAAg GGCATTGTTGATGAGAAGAAGATAATGATGAGAAAGCTTCTTATAAGTGTTGATGCTATATTGGACTATGACAGGCCAGGACCAAATCCCAAGCATGAAAAGAGGCCTGGTGGtggttattaa